The proteins below are encoded in one region of Alistipes indistinctus YIT 12060:
- a CDS encoding TonB-dependent receptor translates to MKTQHIVAAVAITLLHLPSLAAADGSPDHTSHPPKPVTDANITGHVRNATTQEHLPYISITVKGTTLGTTTDATGHYMLKNLPAGDLVLEASMLGYKTEEKKVTTQADKLLEVNFDLEEDAVALDEVVVSATRNETSKKEAPIIVNVSSAKLFEGTSSATLAEGMNFQPGLRVENNCGNCGTTQLRINGLEGQYSQILIDSRPVFSSLAGVYGLEQLPVSMIERVEVIRGGGSALYGSSAIGGVMNIITKEPLRNFASLANTTSVLPGGKTDINTSLNASLVSDDRKAGVYLFGMLKNRDWYDRNGDGFSDIPEINAQTLGFRGYYRTGDRSRLSAEYHHIHEFRRGGNLFDRPPHEADIAEQLDHEIDGGGLRFNTFSPNYKHRWEIFASGQGIRRASYYGAQKNPDAYGHTNDKTFAIGTQYTYTMDRLWFMPAELTAGIEYNYNDLHDYYMSLDRDFTQQTHVTGGYLQNEWKTEKLSLLVGARLDKHNLMEHVVLCPRANIRYSPSEQVGLRVSYSSGYRAPQAYNEDLHIEAVGGALALIRLAKGLKPEYSHSVSASADLYHSFGRLQANLLVEGFYTMLNNVFTLVRIGENEDGSIVYWERRNGSGATVAGVNFEGKIGIPHRFELQLGYTLQSSRYDTPERWSDQLAPQRKMFRAPDHYGYLTSLFDITPRFKASLFGTYTGSMLVKHILSDGTNETDLEQNTPSFWDMGIKLAYTFRIGKAVDLEVNTGVKNIFDAYQKDLDYGAFKDADYVYGPSLPRMYFVGIKFSI, encoded by the coding sequence ATGAAAACACAACATATTGTAGCTGCAGTCGCTATCACGCTGCTGCATCTCCCGTCGTTGGCAGCGGCCGACGGCTCGCCCGACCACACTTCGCACCCACCCAAACCGGTAACCGATGCCAACATCACCGGCCATGTCCGGAACGCAACCACCCAAGAACATTTACCCTATATCAGCATCACTGTAAAAGGGACGACCTTGGGCACCACGACCGACGCAACAGGGCACTATATGCTCAAGAACCTGCCCGCCGGCGATTTGGTATTGGAAGCCTCCATGCTCGGATATAAAACCGAAGAAAAAAAAGTCACTACACAAGCAGATAAATTGCTCGAGGTCAATTTCGACCTGGAAGAAGACGCCGTAGCACTCGACGAAGTAGTCGTATCGGCCACCCGGAACGAAACCAGTAAAAAAGAGGCTCCCATCATCGTCAACGTTTCGTCGGCCAAACTCTTCGAAGGGACTTCATCTGCCACACTGGCTGAAGGAATGAATTTCCAGCCGGGCCTGCGCGTCGAAAACAATTGCGGGAACTGCGGCACGACCCAACTGCGTATTAACGGACTGGAAGGCCAATACTCCCAAATCCTGATCGACAGCCGTCCCGTTTTCAGTTCCCTGGCCGGAGTGTACGGGCTCGAACAGCTGCCCGTCAGCATGATCGAGCGGGTCGAGGTGATCCGCGGCGGGGGATCGGCCCTGTATGGATCGAGCGCCATCGGCGGCGTAATGAACATCATTACGAAAGAACCGCTGCGCAACTTCGCCTCGCTGGCCAACACGACCAGTGTGCTGCCCGGCGGAAAAACCGACATCAACACATCGCTCAACGCCTCGCTCGTTTCGGATGATCGTAAAGCAGGCGTCTACCTCTTCGGCATGCTGAAAAACCGCGACTGGTACGACCGTAACGGGGACGGATTTTCGGACATTCCGGAAATTAACGCCCAAACCCTCGGATTCCGGGGTTATTACCGGACCGGCGACCGATCGCGCCTCAGTGCCGAATACCACCATATCCACGAGTTCCGCCGCGGCGGCAACCTGTTCGACCGCCCTCCCCACGAAGCCGACATCGCCGAGCAACTCGACCACGAGATCGACGGCGGCGGCCTGCGCTTCAATACCTTCTCTCCGAACTACAAACACCGCTGGGAGATTTTCGCTTCGGGACAGGGCATCCGCCGCGCCAGCTATTACGGCGCCCAGAAAAATCCGGATGCCTACGGCCACACCAACGACAAAACCTTTGCAATCGGTACTCAATACACCTACACGATGGACCGGCTGTGGTTCATGCCTGCGGAACTGACCGCCGGGATCGAATACAACTACAACGACCTGCACGATTACTACATGAGCCTCGACCGCGATTTTACGCAGCAAACCCATGTCACCGGCGGTTACCTGCAGAACGAGTGGAAAACCGAAAAACTGAGTCTGCTCGTCGGGGCACGCCTCGACAAGCACAACCTCATGGAGCACGTGGTGCTTTGCCCCCGGGCAAACATCCGTTACAGTCCCAGCGAGCAGGTCGGACTGCGGGTCAGTTATTCGAGCGGCTACCGCGCCCCGCAGGCCTACAACGAAGACCTGCACATCGAAGCCGTGGGGGGAGCGCTCGCGCTGATACGGTTGGCCAAAGGGCTCAAGCCCGAATATTCGCACAGTGTCAGTGCATCGGCCGACCTCTACCACAGTTTCGGACGCCTCCAGGCCAACCTGCTCGTCGAAGGATTCTACACAATGCTCAACAATGTATTCACGTTGGTACGGATCGGTGAAAACGAAGACGGCAGCATCGTCTACTGGGAGCGCCGCAACGGATCGGGCGCAACCGTGGCCGGCGTCAACTTCGAAGGAAAAATCGGCATTCCACACCGATTCGAACTTCAGTTAGGGTATACGTTGCAATCCAGTCGCTACGACACCCCCGAACGATGGTCCGACCAACTGGCTCCGCAACGAAAAATGTTCCGTGCGCCCGACCACTACGGCTACCTCACCTCGCTGTTCGATATCACGCCCAGGTTCAAAGCCTCGCTATTCGGCACCTACACGGGTTCGATGCTTGTCAAACATATCCTCAGCGACGGAACAAACGAAACGGATTTGGAACAAAACACGCCATCGTTCTGGGATATGGGTATCAAACTGGCCTATACGTTCCGGATCGGGAAAGCTGTCGACCTGGAGGTCAACACCGGAGTCAAAAACATTTTCGATGCCTACCAGAAAGACCTCGATTACGGAGCGTTCAAAGACGCCGACTACGTCTACGGCCCTTCCCTGCCGAGGATGTATTTCGTCGGTATAAAATTCTCCATTTAA
- a CDS encoding DUF554 domain-containing protein: MTGTIANATAIILGTLAGVLIRSRLPQKSVEIVFQGIGLFTLAIGISMSLKSANLLLAVLSLVIGGLIGQALNLDRHLRQLTERLQRIAKKETAETQSSSRFTEGLITATMLFCVGSLSILGAIEEGSGETPRLLLTKSIMDGISSIALASSFGICILFSSVPLLIYQGGLTLFAGAMMRFMSGSMIAELTGVGGILLIGLGINILKIKEINIINLLPALIVAVILAYLWPSGI, from the coding sequence ATGACTGGAACCATAGCCAACGCCACCGCGATCATACTGGGTACGCTCGCGGGCGTACTGATCCGCTCGCGGCTTCCGCAAAAAAGCGTGGAGATCGTATTCCAGGGAATCGGCCTCTTTACGCTGGCGATCGGTATCTCGATGTCGCTCAAGTCGGCGAACCTGCTGCTTGCCGTGCTCAGCCTCGTGATCGGCGGACTGATCGGCCAGGCACTAAACCTCGACCGACACCTGCGCCAGCTCACGGAGCGGCTGCAGCGAATCGCAAAAAAAGAGACCGCAGAAACTCAATCATCCTCACGCTTCACCGAGGGACTGATAACCGCTACGATGCTATTTTGCGTCGGCTCGCTGTCGATTCTAGGAGCGATTGAAGAGGGTTCGGGCGAGACTCCCCGTCTGCTGCTGACCAAATCGATTATGGACGGGATCTCTTCCATAGCATTGGCCTCGTCGTTCGGCATCTGCATTCTTTTCTCGTCCGTGCCGCTGCTGATCTACCAGGGCGGCCTGACGCTCTTCGCCGGGGCGATGATGCGGTTCATGTCCGGGAGCATGATCGCCGAATTGACCGGGGTAGGCGGTATCCTGCTGATCGGGTTAGGGATCAACATTCTCAAGATCAAAGAGATCAACATCATCAATTTGTTGCCGGCACTGATCGTGGCTGTCATACTCGCCTACCTTTGGCCGTCAGGTATTTAA
- a CDS encoding SIR2 family NAD-dependent protein deacylase: MSKKIVVFTGAGMSADSGLSTFRDADGLWDRYRIEDVCTPEALAKNRQLVIDFYNIRRKELLSKEPNAGHLAIRRLEDYFEVEVITQNIDDLHERAGSSRITHLHGELRKLRSSIDETLTVPIEGWKQEYDTRCKDGSLLRPFVVFFGESVPMFDRAAQIASTADIFVIVGTSLAVYPAASLVRYIRPDVPVYLVDPNEPDMRGIRNPLEAIRMRAAEGMPLLTEKLIDTFGQK; encoded by the coding sequence ATGAGCAAGAAAATCGTCGTTTTCACCGGTGCCGGCATGAGTGCCGACAGCGGACTCTCCACATTCCGCGACGCGGACGGATTGTGGGACAGATACCGGATCGAGGATGTCTGCACACCGGAAGCCCTGGCGAAAAACAGGCAACTGGTGATCGATTTTTACAACATCCGGCGCAAAGAGCTGCTTTCGAAAGAACCGAATGCAGGCCACCTCGCCATCCGCCGGCTGGAGGATTATTTCGAGGTCGAGGTAATCACCCAGAATATAGACGACCTGCACGAACGGGCAGGCAGCAGCCGTATCACACACCTGCACGGCGAACTGCGCAAATTGCGCAGCAGCATCGACGAAACCCTCACCGTCCCGATCGAAGGCTGGAAACAGGAGTACGATACCCGCTGCAAGGACGGCTCGCTGTTGCGGCCGTTCGTGGTCTTCTTCGGGGAGAGCGTACCGATGTTCGACCGGGCGGCGCAAATCGCCTCGACTGCCGACATTTTCGTGATCGTCGGCACGTCGCTGGCCGTCTATCCGGCTGCATCGCTGGTGCGCTATATCCGTCCCGACGTACCGGTCTACCTGGTCGATCCGAACGAACCCGACATGCGCGGCATCCGCAATCCGCTCGAAGCAATCCGAATGCGCGCTGCCGAAGGCATGCCGCTGTTGACCGAAAAATTAATCGACACATTCGGACAAAAATAA
- the rpsR gene encoding 30S ribosomal protein S18: MAQNQSEIRYLNPPTVEVKKKKYCRFKKAGIKYVDYKDAEFLKKFLNEQGKILPRRLTGTSQKFQKKVATAVKRARHLAILPFVTDMFK; the protein is encoded by the coding sequence ATGGCACAGAATCAATCAGAGATCAGATACCTGAATCCTCCCACCGTCGAGGTCAAAAAGAAAAAATATTGCCGCTTCAAAAAAGCCGGTATCAAGTATGTCGATTACAAGGACGCTGAATTCCTCAAGAAGTTCCTCAACGAGCAGGGTAAAATTCTGCCCCGCCGCCTGACCGGTACTTCGCAGAAGTTCCAGAAGAAAGTAGCTACCGCCGTTAAGCGTGCCCGCCACTTGGCCATTCTGCCGTTCGTAACCGATATGTTCAAATAA
- a CDS encoding OmpH family outer membrane protein: MKNLVKLTLLAALLLCGSTTYAQKFGYVNSQELITAMPERDSALSKYQKFAQDQQSQLETIQVEFNNKYLDYQKNAETLSESAKQLKERELQDLQKRFDDFQQVAEQDAQKMQQQLMGPVITKAQDAIKKVAQAAGYTIVFDVAAGAMAYYNEATVTNILPLVKKELGIVDKPAAAK, encoded by the coding sequence ATGAAAAACCTTGTAAAACTAACCTTGCTTGCAGCGCTGTTGTTGTGCGGTAGTACGACTTATGCGCAGAAATTCGGCTATGTCAACTCGCAGGAGTTGATCACTGCCATGCCTGAACGTGATTCGGCCCTGTCCAAATACCAGAAGTTCGCACAAGACCAGCAGAGCCAGTTGGAGACGATCCAGGTCGAATTCAACAACAAGTATCTGGATTATCAAAAGAATGCCGAGACGCTGAGCGAATCGGCCAAACAGCTCAAAGAGCGCGAACTGCAGGATCTCCAGAAACGTTTCGACGACTTCCAGCAGGTTGCCGAACAGGATGCGCAGAAAATGCAGCAGCAACTGATGGGGCCCGTAATTACGAAGGCCCAGGATGCGATCAAGAAAGTGGCCCAGGCTGCCGGCTATACGATCGTATTCGATGTTGCGGCCGGTGCAATGGCTTACTACAATGAGGCTACCGTAACCAATATTCTCCCGTTAGTTAAAAAGGAACTCGGCATTGTGGACAAACCTGCAGCTGCGAAATAA
- a CDS encoding response regulator: MTGAIKFTKQGYIKMGFQIVPQSVRLYAGDTGCGMTENEVNRVFNRFEKFNMFEQGTAQGTTIAKAIVEIYHGEIGAVSSPGKGSTFWAILPLNTGTDDHADDGAGHGGENVSGQKVSDCDCATVRILVAEDNDSNYMLVKVLLKGYNLTRACNGREAVELAGREKFDIILMDIRMPEMDGAEATRRIREFCPAIPIIAVTANAFDEDRRRAFEAGVDDFLTKPLSKAKLFETINRY, translated from the coding sequence ATGACCGGCGCAATTAAGTTTACCAAACAGGGATATATAAAAATGGGATTCCAGATCGTACCTCAGAGTGTAAGACTTTATGCAGGGGATACCGGTTGCGGAATGACCGAAAATGAGGTCAACCGCGTGTTCAACCGGTTTGAAAAATTCAATATGTTCGAACAGGGTACCGCCCAGGGCACCACGATTGCCAAGGCGATCGTGGAGATTTACCACGGGGAGATCGGCGCGGTGTCCTCACCCGGCAAAGGCAGCACTTTCTGGGCGATTCTTCCGTTGAATACCGGAACGGACGACCATGCGGACGACGGGGCCGGACATGGGGGAGAGAACGTGTCCGGTCAGAAAGTGAGCGACTGCGATTGTGCTACGGTACGGATTCTCGTTGCCGAGGACAACGACAGCAATTATATGCTGGTCAAAGTATTGTTGAAAGGGTATAACCTTACGCGGGCCTGCAACGGACGTGAAGCGGTCGAGCTGGCCGGACGCGAGAAGTTCGATATTATCCTGATGGATATCCGGATGCCGGAGATGGACGGCGCGGAAGCTACGCGGCGAATCCGGGAATTCTGTCCGGCTATTCCGATCATCGCGGTTACGGCGAATGCGTTCGACGAAGACCGCAGGCGCGCATTCGAGGCGGGAGTCGATGATTTCCTGACCAAACCGCTCAGCAAAGCCAAATTATTCGAGACAATCAACCGGTATTGA
- the rplI gene encoding 50S ribosomal protein L9, with product MQVILKKDIEKLGYADDIVDVRPGYANNFLIPQGYAISATESAKKVLAETLKQRAHKEAKFVADAEALAAKLAEVTLTITAKAEEGRIFGSVTAANLAEALEKQGISVDRKNIALDAVKTVGQYEATVKIYKGIQGTVKFGVVAEE from the coding sequence ATGCAAGTAATTCTTAAGAAAGACATTGAGAAACTGGGCTACGCCGATGATATCGTGGATGTTCGGCCCGGTTATGCCAATAATTTTCTCATTCCGCAGGGCTATGCCATCAGCGCCACCGAGTCTGCCAAGAAAGTGCTGGCCGAAACGTTGAAACAGCGTGCCCACAAAGAGGCCAAATTCGTTGCCGACGCAGAAGCGCTCGCAGCCAAACTCGCCGAAGTAACGCTGACCATCACCGCCAAGGCAGAGGAAGGCCGCATCTTCGGTTCGGTGACCGCAGCCAACCTGGCAGAGGCCCTCGAGAAACAAGGCATCTCGGTAGACCGCAAAAATATCGCTCTGGACGCAGTGAAGACGGTCGGACAGTACGAAGCGACCGTAAAAATCTACAAGGGTATCCAGGGCACCGTAAAGTTCGGTGTTGTGGCAGAAGAGTAA
- a CDS encoding porin family protein — protein MKKLLFFALGLVGICTAASAQTGFGWGVKGGLNITGMTNSEEGQSKTGFVVGAFADYRFTQKFALSVDALYSRQGVSFGKTDDVRSKTRLNYLNVPILANYYIFDGLAVKAGIQPGFLLSGKAVAKGDGHTDKEDISGALHGADFAIPIGISYDCPFGIILEARYNIGVSNVLSTEGTSRNSVFALTVGYRF, from the coding sequence ATGAAAAAATTACTCTTTTTTGCTTTAGGGCTGGTAGGTATCTGCACGGCAGCATCGGCACAGACCGGTTTCGGCTGGGGTGTTAAAGGCGGTCTGAATATCACGGGAATGACCAACAGCGAAGAAGGTCAATCGAAAACCGGATTCGTAGTGGGCGCTTTTGCCGACTACCGTTTCACCCAAAAGTTCGCGCTTTCGGTGGACGCACTCTATTCACGCCAGGGCGTAAGTTTCGGAAAGACGGACGATGTGAGATCCAAAACCCGTCTTAACTACCTGAATGTCCCGATTCTGGCCAATTATTATATTTTTGACGGCCTGGCCGTCAAAGCCGGTATCCAGCCGGGATTCCTGCTTTCGGGAAAAGCGGTGGCAAAAGGTGACGGACACACGGACAAAGAGGATATATCGGGTGCCCTGCACGGTGCCGACTTCGCCATTCCGATCGGTATCTCGTATGATTGCCCGTTCGGAATCATCCTCGAAGCCCGCTATAATATCGGAGTATCGAACGTTTTGTCTACCGAGGGGACCTCACGCAACAGCGTATTCGCACTGACGGTCGGCTACAGGTTCTAA
- a CDS encoding fumarate hydratase yields MSEFKYQEPFPLSADTTEYRLLTKDYVKVVECDGRKVLKVDPKGLELLSKEAFADVSFYLRAAHLQKLSDILKDPEATDNDKFVAYTMLINQVVSAQGELPTCQDTGTAIVIGKKGENVYTGADDAEMLSKGVYETYRDRNLRYSQVVPFSMTEEKNSGTNLPAQIDLYATPGDEYKFLFITKGGGSANKTFLYQQTKALLTEENLTNFIKSHIMDLGTAACPPYHLAIVIGGTSAEANLSTVKKASAGYLDHLPTSGNEGGRAFRDLEWEQKVLKICQESGVGAQFGGKYLVHDVRVVRLPRHAASCPVGIGVSCSADRNIKAKITADGIFLEQLEKNPARFLPKEAPNMQPAVELDLDEGMDKVRETLSKYPVKTRFNVKGTLVVARDIAHARIKQMIDEGKPMPEYFKKHPIYYAGPAKTPQGMASGSFGPTTAGRMDPYVDLFQSLGGSLVMVAKGNRSQAVTDACKKHGGFYLGSIGGPAAVLAKDSIKSVEVVDFPELGMEAVRKIYVENFPAFLLVDDKGNDFFAAFKK; encoded by the coding sequence ATGTCAGAGTTCAAGTATCAGGAGCCGTTTCCGTTGTCGGCCGACACAACGGAGTATCGCCTGCTCACGAAGGATTACGTGAAGGTGGTCGAATGCGACGGACGCAAAGTGCTTAAGGTCGACCCCAAAGGTTTGGAACTGCTTTCCAAAGAGGCTTTTGCCGACGTATCGTTCTACCTGCGTGCTGCACACCTGCAGAAACTGTCGGATATCCTCAAGGATCCCGAAGCCACTGACAACGATAAGTTTGTCGCTTACACGATGCTGATCAACCAGGTCGTATCGGCCCAAGGCGAACTGCCCACCTGCCAGGATACCGGTACGGCGATCGTGATCGGCAAGAAGGGCGAGAACGTGTACACCGGTGCCGATGACGCCGAGATGCTGTCGAAAGGCGTTTACGAGACTTACCGCGACCGGAACCTGCGCTATTCGCAGGTGGTGCCGTTCTCGATGACCGAGGAGAAGAACAGCGGGACTAACCTGCCGGCCCAGATCGACCTTTACGCCACTCCTGGCGACGAATACAAGTTCCTGTTTATCACCAAGGGCGGGGGATCGGCCAACAAAACGTTCCTCTACCAGCAGACCAAAGCGCTGCTCACCGAGGAGAACCTGACTAATTTCATCAAATCGCATATCATGGACCTCGGCACGGCGGCTTGTCCTCCGTACCACTTGGCCATCGTGATCGGCGGTACGTCGGCCGAGGCGAATCTCTCGACCGTAAAGAAGGCTTCGGCCGGTTACCTCGACCACTTGCCTACCAGCGGTAACGAGGGCGGTCGCGCGTTCCGCGACCTGGAGTGGGAGCAGAAGGTCCTGAAAATTTGCCAGGAGAGCGGCGTGGGTGCCCAGTTCGGCGGCAAATACCTCGTGCACGACGTGCGCGTCGTTCGACTCCCGCGCCATGCGGCGTCCTGCCCGGTCGGTATCGGCGTGAGTTGCAGCGCCGACCGCAACATCAAGGCGAAAATTACCGCAGACGGTATTTTCCTCGAACAACTTGAAAAAAATCCTGCCCGCTTCCTGCCTAAGGAAGCTCCGAATATGCAGCCCGCCGTCGAGCTCGATCTCGACGAGGGTATGGACAAAGTACGCGAGACGTTGTCGAAGTATCCGGTCAAGACCCGTTTCAATGTCAAGGGCACGCTGGTCGTGGCGCGCGACATTGCCCATGCCCGCATCAAGCAGATGATCGATGAAGGGAAACCGATGCCGGAATATTTCAAGAAACATCCTATCTATTACGCCGGTCCCGCGAAGACTCCGCAGGGCATGGCTTCGGGCAGTTTCGGCCCGACGACCGCAGGCCGTATGGACCCCTACGTGGACCTTTTCCAGAGCCTCGGCGGTTCGTTGGTGATGGTGGCCAAGGGTAACCGTTCGCAGGCCGTAACCGATGCCTGCAAGAAGCATGGCGGTTTCTACCTCGGTTCGATCGGCGGTCCGGCCGCTGTGCTGGCCAAGGATAGCATCAAGTCGGTCGAAGTGGTCGATTTCCCGGAACTGGGCATGGAGGCTGTCCGTAAGATTTATGTCGAGAATTTCCCCGCATTCCTGCTGGTGGACGACAAGGGCAACGATTTCTTCGCAGCATTTAAAAAATAA
- a CDS encoding OmpH family outer membrane protein: MKKFLLSCAVLLLAVGGAYAQSYIFVNSEKVFKSQNDYNTAIQQLDDLAKQYQKNVDDAYQTLEEAYSNYQAQKNYLSETKRAAKEQEIVELEKEVQKYQQDVLGPQGDLMKKRTELIKPIQDKVFAAINQYAEANKYTMVLDVVNNQTLLYYSPSLDKTQDIINLLK, translated from the coding sequence ATGAAAAAGTTTCTGTTGTCATGTGCCGTATTGCTCCTCGCTGTAGGCGGAGCTTACGCCCAAAGTTATATCTTTGTCAATTCGGAGAAGGTGTTTAAATCGCAGAACGATTACAATACCGCGATCCAGCAACTTGACGATCTGGCCAAACAGTATCAGAAGAATGTGGACGACGCGTATCAGACGCTGGAGGAGGCTTATAGCAATTATCAGGCCCAGAAGAATTACCTTTCCGAGACGAAACGTGCCGCCAAAGAGCAGGAGATTGTGGAGTTGGAGAAAGAGGTGCAGAAGTACCAGCAGGATGTGTTGGGTCCCCAGGGCGATTTGATGAAGAAGCGCACCGAGCTGATCAAACCGATCCAGGACAAGGTTTTTGCTGCGATAAACCAATATGCCGAAGCGAACAAGTACACGATGGTGCTTGACGTGGTGAACAACCAGACCCTGCTGTACTACTCGCCTTCGTTGGATAAAACCCAAGATATAATCAACCTTTTAAAATAA
- the rpsF gene encoding 30S ribosomal protein S6: MNHYETVFIATPVLSDVQVKEAVSKFRGVITENGGQIISEEDWGLRKLAYPIQKKTTGFYYLMEFTGEGDIIEKLETQYRRDERVIRFLTFKMDKYAVEYAEKRRNKNTAKQE, translated from the coding sequence ATGAACCATTACGAAACCGTTTTCATTGCCACGCCGGTTCTGTCCGATGTACAGGTCAAAGAGGCTGTGAGCAAATTCCGCGGTGTTATCACCGAAAACGGCGGTCAGATCATCAGCGAAGAGGATTGGGGCCTGCGCAAGCTCGCCTACCCGATTCAGAAAAAGACCACCGGCTTCTATTACCTCATGGAGTTCACGGGTGAGGGCGACATCATCGAAAAGCTCGAAACCCAGTACCGCCGCGACGAACGCGTGATCCGTTTCCTGACTTTCAAAATGGACAAGTACGCCGTTGAGTACGCCGAAAAACGCAGAAACAAAAACACCGCTAAACAAGAGTAA
- a CDS encoding acetyl-CoA hydrolase/transferase family protein, producing MKKQIKYVSAAEAVRVIKSGDHVHLSSVASAPQCLIQAMCDRGRNHELKDVHIHHLHTEGPAPYADPEFEGVFQLDSFFVGGNVRKVTQSGYADYIPVFLSETQKLYRSGVLPCNVAMIQVSEPDAHGYVSLGTSVDATLAAVECAEHVIAVINKYVPRSFGDAFIHVDDIDIFVQDDKPLEEAHFSVPNEIETAIGKNCAALIEDGACLQMGIGAIPNAVLAQLGNHKDLGIHTEMFADGVLPLVESGVINGRNKAIDKGKMVSTFLMGSQKVYDFIDNNPGVAMMDVGYTNDPFIIAKNPKVTAINSALQVDLTGQICADSLGTKFYSGVGGQIDFIYGASRSEGGKAILAMPSVTNKGVSKIASTLTLGAGVVTTRAHAHWFVTEYGAVNLYGKSLQERARLIISVAHPDHQEELDKAAFERYGAHHTYIKATTQTK from the coding sequence ATGAAGAAACAAATTAAATATGTATCGGCTGCCGAGGCGGTCAGGGTGATCAAATCGGGAGACCATGTCCATTTGAGCAGCGTGGCCAGTGCGCCGCAGTGCCTGATCCAGGCCATGTGCGACCGTGGCCGCAACCATGAGCTGAAGGATGTACATATCCATCACTTGCACACCGAAGGCCCCGCGCCTTATGCCGATCCCGAATTCGAGGGCGTGTTCCAGCTCGATTCGTTTTTCGTTGGCGGCAACGTGCGCAAGGTGACGCAGTCCGGTTACGCCGATTACATTCCTGTTTTCCTGAGCGAAACGCAGAAACTTTACCGCAGCGGCGTACTGCCCTGTAATGTGGCGATGATCCAGGTGTCGGAACCTGATGCGCACGGTTACGTGTCGCTGGGTACTTCGGTCGATGCTACGCTGGCCGCCGTCGAGTGCGCCGAGCATGTGATCGCCGTGATCAATAAATATGTTCCCCGTTCGTTCGGCGATGCCTTCATTCATGTCGACGATATCGACATTTTCGTGCAGGACGACAAGCCGCTCGAAGAGGCTCATTTTTCGGTGCCCAACGAAATCGAAACCGCTATCGGTAAGAACTGCGCGGCGCTGATCGAGGACGGTGCCTGCTTGCAGATGGGTATCGGTGCCATTCCGAACGCCGTACTGGCGCAGCTGGGTAACCACAAAGACCTGGGTATCCACACCGAAATGTTTGCCGATGGCGTGTTGCCGCTGGTGGAGAGCGGGGTGATCAACGGCCGTAACAAGGCTATCGACAAAGGAAAGATGGTTTCCACCTTCCTGATGGGATCGCAGAAAGTGTATGACTTTATCGACAACAACCCGGGCGTAGCGATGATGGATGTCGGCTATACGAACGATCCGTTTATCATCGCCAAGAACCCGAAAGTGACCGCGATCAACTCGGCGTTGCAGGTCGACCTGACCGGACAGATTTGTGCCGATTCGCTCGGGACGAAGTTCTATTCGGGTGTCGGCGGCCAGATCGACTTCATCTACGGCGCTTCGCGTTCCGAGGGCGGCAAGGCGATTCTCGCGATGCCTTCGGTAACGAACAAGGGGGTGAGTAAGATCGCTTCGACGCTGACGCTGGGCGCCGGTGTCGTGACGACCCGTGCACACGCTCATTGGTTCGTGACCGAGTACGGTGCGGTGAACCTGTACGGCAAATCGTTGCAGGAGCGTGCCCGCCTGATCATTTCGGTGGCTCACCCCGATCATCAGGAAGAGCTCGATAAGGCTGCTTTCGAGCGCTACGGAGCACACCACACTTATATCAAAGCCACTACGCAGACTAAATAA